The Argentina anserina chromosome 3, drPotAnse1.1, whole genome shotgun sequence genome includes a region encoding these proteins:
- the LOC126788421 gene encoding copper transporter 2 isoform X2, producing the protein MDHGNHDMGSMAPPPSMNGSSTTMPHRKIMMHMTFFWGTAAEVLFSNWPGTSTGMYYVALLFVFALAVLVEWLSHYRIIKAGSGHVAAGLVQTLLHCLRVGLGYMVMLAVMSFNAGVFLVAVAGHTLGFFLFGSRVFKKSVEDDKRSDLPPVRE; encoded by the exons ATGGATCATGGTAACCATGACATGGGTTCCATGGCACCACCGCCATCCATGAACGGCTCGTCGACGACGATGCCTCACCGGAAAATTATGATGCACATGACCTTCTTCTGGGGCACAGCCGCTGAGGTCCTCTTCTCCAACTGGCCAGGCACCAGCACCGGCATGTATTACGTGGCCCTACTCTTCGTCTTCGCCCTTGCTGTCCTCGTAGAGTGGCTCTCCCATTATCGAATCATCAAGGCCGGATCGGGACACGTGGCCGCCGGACTGGTCCAGACTCTGTTGCACTGTCTGAGGGTCGGGTTGGGATATATGGTCATGTTGGCTGTCATGTCGTTTAACGCTGGTGTGTTTCTGGTTGCTGTTGCTGGGCATACTTTGGGGTTCTTCCTTTTTGGCAGTAGGGTTTTCAAGAAATCTGTGGAGGATGATAAGAGATCTGATCTTCCTCCAGTGAG GGAGTGA
- the LOC126788421 gene encoding copper transporter 2 isoform X1: MDHGNHDMGSMAPPPSMNGSSTTMPHRKIMMHMTFFWGTAAEVLFSNWPGTSTGMYYVALLFVFALAVLVEWLSHYRIIKAGSGHVAAGLVQTLLHCLRVGLGYMVMLAVMSFNAGVFLVAVAGHTLGFFLFGSRVFKKSVEDDKRSDLPPVRC, translated from the coding sequence ATGGATCATGGTAACCATGACATGGGTTCCATGGCACCACCGCCATCCATGAACGGCTCGTCGACGACGATGCCTCACCGGAAAATTATGATGCACATGACCTTCTTCTGGGGCACAGCCGCTGAGGTCCTCTTCTCCAACTGGCCAGGCACCAGCACCGGCATGTATTACGTGGCCCTACTCTTCGTCTTCGCCCTTGCTGTCCTCGTAGAGTGGCTCTCCCATTATCGAATCATCAAGGCCGGATCGGGACACGTGGCCGCCGGACTGGTCCAGACTCTGTTGCACTGTCTGAGGGTCGGGTTGGGATATATGGTCATGTTGGCTGTCATGTCGTTTAACGCTGGTGTGTTTCTGGTTGCTGTTGCTGGGCATACTTTGGGGTTCTTCCTTTTTGGCAGTAGGGTTTTCAAGAAATCTGTGGAGGATGATAAGAGATCTGATCTTCCTCCAGTGAGGTGTTGA
- the LOC126788165 gene encoding UDP-glucose iridoid glucosyltransferase-like: MNKLVLVPCPYQGHINPMLQLGTFLHSKGFSITIVHTQFNSPSSSNHPEFTFIPIPDGLTAPIVSSGNIIAILQTINASCEASFEHCLTTQIMKQDPEKKIACIIYDEFMYFPAAAATHLNIRTFILRTTATANFLARSTVIELHSKGLIPFPESVSSDPVPQLHPIRFKDLPISPWDTIEKFLELIVSSHDVRRSSAILCNTTVCLDQSSLARVQQHCRVPIFCIGPLHKITTAASSSLLEEDASCIEWLDKQAPKSVIYVSLGSVACIGEKELAEMAWGLANSKHPFLWVIRPGSITGSDWIELLPREFREAIGERSFIVKWAPQREVLAHGAVGAFWTHCGWNSTLESISEGVPMICKPCFSDQKVHTRHVSQVWKLGLELGDEFERGEIERAVRKILENSDGEEIRVRAKDMKEKIDVSMSKGGSTYNFLNELVELIMGF, translated from the exons ATGAATAAGCTGGTTCTAGTTCCATGTCCATACCAAGGCCACATAAACCCAATGCTTCAGTTAGGTACGTTTCTTCACTCCAAGGGGTTTTCCATTACCATAGTTCACACCCAATTCAACTCTCCCAGCTCTTCCAACCACCCTGAGTTCACCTTCATCCCTATTCCTGATGGTCTAACGGCTCCTATAGTCTCATCTGGGAATATTATAGCTATTCTGCAGACTATCAATGCCTCTTGCGAAGCAAGTTTCGAACATTGTTTGACCACTCAGATAATGAAACAAGATCCGGAGAAGAAAATCGCCTGCATCATTTACGACGAATTCATGTACTTTCCTGCAGCAGCTGCTACTCATCTAAACATCCGGACCTTCATCCTCCGTACTACCGCTACGGCCAATTTTCTTGCTCGTAGCACTGTcatagaacttcactctaaaGGCCTCATTCCCTTCCCAG AGTCTGTGTCATCGGACCCGGTGCCCCAACTTCATCCCATCAGATTCAAGGATCTGCCAATCTCACCCTGGGATACAATAGAGAAGTTTCTGGAACTAATAGTTAGCTCACATGATGTTAGGAGATCTTCGGCCATCCTCTGTAATACCACAGTCTGCCTTGACCAATCATCACTAGCACGGGTCCAACAACATTGCCGAGTACCGATCTTCTGTATAGGCCCTCTTCACAAAATCACAACAGCTGCCTCTAGTAGTTTACTTGAAGAGGACGCGAGTTGCATCGAGTGGCTTGACAAGCAAGCACCCAAGTCAGTTATCTATGTCAGTTTGGGGAGTGTCGCATGCATTGGTGAGAAAGAACTTGCAGAAATGGCTTGGGGATTAGCTAACAGCAAGCACCCTTTCTTGTGGGTGATCAGACCTGGCTCCATTACGGGCTCAGATTGGATAGAGCTACTGCCTCGAGAGTTTAGAGAGGCTATTGGAGAAAGAAGTTTCATAGTGAAATGGGCACCCCAAAGGGAAGTTTTGGCTCATGGTGCTGTTGGCGCGTTTTGGACCCATTGTGGCTGGAATTCAACACTTGAAAGCATATCCGAAGGGGTTCCGATGATTTGCAAACCGTGTTTTAGTGATCAGAAGGTGCATACAAGGCATGTTAGCCAAGTGTGGAAACTAGGTTTAGAATTGGGGGACGAGTTTGAGAGGGGAGAGATCGAGAGAGCTGTCAGGAAAATTCTGGAAAATAGTGATGGGGAGGAAATCAGGGTGAGGGCCAAAGATATGAAGGAGAAAATAGACGTTTCTATGAGCAAGGGTGGATCTACCTACAATTTCTTGAATGAACTTGTTGAACTCATTATGGGATTCTAA